A DNA window from Ornithodoros turicata isolate Travis chromosome 10, ASM3712646v1, whole genome shotgun sequence contains the following coding sequences:
- the LOC135369802 gene encoding complement C1q tumor necrosis factor-related protein 4-like: protein MLAWIVAVLACFVACVTGQVGFTMTQAAVDGNYLRFSLVPTNYRADITKELGAFRCNIPGLYHFAFSAMAPSHGAFRMSLRRNRVPIVTSFASDHGFSWTSNSALLYLNPNDLVYLFLEEGDIYESTAVNRAFTSFTGHLVNADHLMGRNSGDEDTGEPDEMDDIFERLSRITRN from the exons ATGCTAGCCTGGATTGTGGCTGTGCTGGCCTGCTTCGTGGCTTGCGTCACTgggcaagtcggcttcaccatGACGCAGGCAGCCGTGGATGGGAACTACCTCCGCTTCAGTCTGGTACCCACTAATTATCGAGCGGACATTACAAAGGAACTGGGCGCGTTCCG GTGCAATATACCAGGATTATACCACTTCGCCTTCTCAGCCATGGCGCCCAGCCACGGAGCCTTCCGCATGTCCTTGCGCAGGAACCGCGTGCCCATCGTCACGTCTTTCGCCAGCGACCACGGATTCAGCTGGACATCGAACAGCGCTTTGTTGTACCTGAACCCGAATGACTTGGTCTACTTATTCCTGGAGGAAGGCGATATCTATGAATCGACAGCTGTCAACCGCGCGTTCACATCATTCACGGGACATTTGGTGAACGCTGACCACCTGATGGGACGTAACAGTGGCGATGAAGATACCGGAGAGCCCGACGAGATGGACGATATTTTTGAGAGGCTGTCGAGAATAACGCGCAATTGA